A single region of the Acidobacteriota bacterium genome encodes:
- a CDS encoding glycosyltransferase family 1 protein, translating into MRIGIDYRPCLKPGSRRRGIGRFTSQLVSHLLAADKDNSYTLYSIRGQRPQETPHQAAFVDLPYLARPSRLNWLLDRFTLPRRLRRDRLQLFHATEHTSAPVSRETAVWAYVHDLIPYLFWEQTRRHLPADFRYALSSAVERVRQAAMVVTVSRHSRRDLCRHWGLEEDKVKVLYQDCHPALGPVEEARAKARLQEKYGISGHFLFYLGGTDFRKNLPALVEAFAQLAGRGYRGSLVMAGESFAWDIPEVQEVRARVVRHGLESRVLFPGYVPDADLGHFYSACQAFVFPSLYEGFGIPLLEAMRCGAPAVAAQAASLPEVGGEAARYFDPADSRSIADALWEVLEDPVLRVRMGQQGLERSRQFSWARSAERLCRWQKEALR; encoded by the coding sequence ATGCGAATCGGAATCGACTACCGCCCTTGCCTCAAACCCGGATCCCGCCGCCGCGGCATCGGACGTTTCACCAGTCAACTGGTCAGCCACCTGCTGGCTGCTGACAAGGACAATTCCTACACTCTCTACTCCATTCGCGGCCAGCGTCCGCAAGAAACCCCGCACCAGGCCGCCTTTGTCGATTTGCCCTACCTGGCCAGGCCCAGCCGGCTTAATTGGCTGCTGGACCGCTTCACCTTGCCGCGTCGCCTGCGCCGCGACCGCCTCCAGCTCTTTCACGCCACCGAACACACTTCGGCCCCGGTCAGCAGGGAAACTGCGGTCTGGGCTTATGTCCACGACCTGATTCCCTATCTGTTTTGGGAGCAGACCCGCCGCCACCTGCCCGCCGACTTCCGCTATGCTCTCTCTTCGGCGGTGGAGCGGGTGCGCCAGGCTGCCATGGTGGTGACCGTATCCCGGCATTCGCGCCGAGACCTGTGCCGCCATTGGGGGCTGGAAGAAGACAAAGTCAAGGTGCTCTACCAGGATTGCCATCCGGCCCTGGGTCCGGTCGAGGAGGCCCGAGCCAAAGCCCGTCTCCAGGAGAAGTACGGCATCAGCGGACACTTTCTCTTCTACCTGGGCGGCACCGATTTCCGCAAGAACCTGCCCGCCCTGGTCGAGGCTTTCGCACAATTGGCCGGGCGCGGCTATCGGGGCTCGCTGGTGATGGCGGGCGAGAGCTTCGCCTGGGACATTCCCGAGGTGCAGGAGGTGCGCGCGCGCGTTGTTCGCCACGGACTGGAATCGAGAGTGCTCTTTCCCGGCTATGTGCCGGACGCCGATTTGGGACATTTTTATTCCGCCTGCCAGGCCTTCGTCTTTCCTTCTCTCTACGAGGGCTTCGGAATTCCGCTGCTGGAAGCCATGCGCTGCGGAGCGCCCGCTGTGGCGGCCCAGGCGGCCTCTCTGCCTGAAGTGGGAGGAGAGGCCGCCCGCTATTTCGATCCCGCTGACAGCCGGTCCATTGCCGATGCGCTGTGGGAAGTGCTGGAGGATCCCGTTCTGCGCGTCCGCATGGGTCAGCAGGGATTGGAGCGCTCGCGCCAGTTCAGTTGGGCCCGCTCGGCTGAGCGACTGTGCCGCTGGCAGAAGGAGGCTCTGCGATGA